In Carya illinoinensis cultivar Pawnee chromosome 10, C.illinoinensisPawnee_v1, whole genome shotgun sequence, one DNA window encodes the following:
- the LOC122279341 gene encoding uncharacterized protein LOC122279341 produces the protein MGDSLLTALSMENHHPSTLLSMDSSASSHDDLDLEMNRQIILHRPPDINLPLSAERSPPLQPWNMDPCDILDVGLGPQVYETESFLTIPKAGRKCAKRVDSIWGAWVFFSFYFKPTLNEKSKAKIIRDSNGVSGFDKSDLNLDVFLVQHDMENMYMWVFKERPENALGKMQLRSYMNGHSRQGERPFPFSVDKGFVRSHRMQRKQYRGLSNPQCVHGIEVVPSPNLMGLDEEERKRWMELTGRDLNFTIPLEASAFSSWRSLPNTDFELERPVPSIKSALNSHSKKLLNGSGLNLSTQPSNHTNGDSMDLSPVSSKRRKDFFPHGNDDDGFLAVNPPSDRSTDMEIHPNEPNWLNDFSGVMKNVYGPVTAAKTIYEDKEGYLIVISLPLVDLQRVKVSWRNTLTHGIIKVSCVSVSRMPFIKRHDRTFKLTDPSSEHCPPGEFVREIPLSTRIPEDANVEAYYDGPGSVLEIMVPKLRVGPEEHEVRVCLRPHLGGNDLMLT, from the coding sequence ATGGGAGATTCTCTCCTCACAGCCCTTTCAATGGAGAATCACCACCCGTCAACACTCTTGTCCATGGATTCCAGCGCCTCCTCACACGACGATTTGGATTTGGAGATGAATCGACAAATCATTCTTCACCGTCCACCAGATATCAATTTACCCTTGTCGGCGGAGCGCAGTCCACCTCTGCAGCCATGGAATATGGACCCCTGTGATATTTTAGACGTTGGGCTTGGTCCACAAGTTTATGAGACTGAGAGTTTTCTTACCATCCCCAAGGCTGGAAGGAAATGTGCCAAGCGGGTTGATAGCATCTGGGGTGCCTGGGTTTTCTTCAGCTTTTACTTTAAACCCACGTTGAATGAGAAGTCAAAGGCAAAGATTATCAGGGACAGCAATGGAGTGTCGGGGTTTGACAAATCTGATCTCAATCTTGATGTTTTCTTGGTTCAGCATGACATGGAGAATATGTACATGTGGGTTTTCAAGGAGAGACCAGAGAATGCATTGGGCAAGATGCAGCTTAGGAGTTACATGAACGGGCATTCTCGTCAAGGAGAGCGTCCATTCCCATTTAGTGTTGATAAGGGTTTCGTACGATCTCACAGGATGCAACGAAAGCAGTATAGGGGTCTGTCAAACCCCCAGTGTGTGCATGGGATCGAGGTCGTTCCATCACCCAATCTCATGGGTCTTGATGAGGAAGAGCGGAAGAGGTGGATGGAGCTCACAGGCCGGGACTTGAACTTCACAATTCCACTAGAAGCGAGTGCTTTTAGTTCATGGAGAAGCCTTCCCAACACAGATTTTGAGCTTGAGAGGCCAGTTCCCTCGATAAAGAGTGCCTTGAATTCCCACTCAAAGAAATTGCTTAATGGTTCTGGTCTGAACTTGTCAACTCAGCCATCTAACCATACCAATGGAGATTCAATGGATCTATCACCTGTCAGCAGCAAGAGGAGGAAGGATTTTTTCCCTCATGGGAATGATGATGATGGCTTCTTGGCTGTAAATCCTCCGTCTGATAGAAGTACAGATATGGAGATTCACCCTAACGAGCCAAATTGGTTGAATGATTTTAGCGGCGTAATGAAAAATGTCTATGGACCTGTCACTGCTGCTAAAACAATATATGAGGATAAAGAAGGATATCTGATCGTTATCAGCTTGCCCTTAGTGGATCTCCAGAGGGTGAAAGTTTCTTGGAGAAATACTCTCACTCATGGTATCATAAAGGTCTCTTGTGTGAGCGTATCTCGCATGCCATTCATCAAGAGACATGATAGGACTTTCAAGCTAACAGATCCATCTTCTGAACACTGTCCTCCAGGGGAATTTGTTAGAGAAATCCCACTTTCAACCCGAATTCCTGAAGATGCAAATGTAGAAGCTTATTATGATGGGCCAGGATCTGTGCTTGAGATTATGGTGCCAAAATTACGTGTGGGGCCTGAAGAACATGAGGTTCGGGTTTGCCTTCGCCCTCACTTGGGAGGCAATGATCTTATGTTGACTTGA